Part of the Phycisphaeraceae bacterium genome, AGTCTCAGCAGGCGAGCATCACGCCCATGAGCGCACACGATCAATGCCCCTCGTCGAAGAAGGAGGGCAAGCCCGCCCTCAAGCCGCGCGTCGCGCCGGATACCTCCGCCGCGACCGGCGCACGCTTCTACCGGTCTGTCGACGACATCGCCGACACCCCGGAGTTTCGCGAGCACGCCGAGCGTGAGTTCCTCGCCGGCGCCTCCGAGATCAACGAGGAAACCCGGCGCGAGTTCCTGAAGATCATGGGCGCCTCGCTCGCGCTGGCCGGCGTCGCCGGTCTCGCCGCCTGCCGACGCCCGGACCACAAGATCCTCGCGTACAACAAAGAGCCCGAGGACCTCGTCCCCGGAAACCCGCTCTTCTACGCGACCGCCATGCCCGGCGCCGCGGGCGCGCAGGGCCTGCTCGTCCGCACCATCGACGGGCGCCCCATCAAGCTCGAGGGCAACCCTCTCCACCCGATCAACCAGGGCAAGAGCGACCTCTTCGCGCAGGCCGCGATCCTCGACCTGTACGACGTCGATCGTCTCCGCTCGCCTCGCCAAGGCGCGCAGGCCAGGACCTGGGCCGAGTTCGAGTCCTTCGCCTCGTCGCACTTCGGCGCGTTCAACGCCACCGGCGGCGAGGGCCTCGCGTTCCTCGTCGACGCCCAGTCCGGCCCCACTCGCGCCGCGATGCGAGCACGGGTCCTCGACCGCTGGCCGCGCGCCCGCTGGGTCGAGCACGACGCGCTCGACACCGGCTCGGCCCACGACGGCGCAGTCCTCGCCTTCGGCGGCGCGAACCGAGAGGTCTTCAACCTCTCTCGCGCCAAGGTCATCCTCTCCGTCGGTCGCGATTTCATGACCGAGCCCGGCGCCCTCGCCGAGGCGCGCGGCTACGCGCAGGGACGCCGCCTCACCGGCCCCGACGCGACCCGCGACGAGATGAACCGTCTCTACGCCGTCGAGTCCGCGCTCACCATCACCGGCGGCAACGCCGACCACCGCCTCGCGCTCAAGCCCTCCGAGCTGCCCACCTTCCTCGCCACGCTCGCGAACAAGGTCTTCGCGCGCACCGGCACGGGCGGAGCGCTCTCCGCGTCCGTCGCAGGCGCCACGCTCCCGGCGCACGACGCCTGGATCACCGCGCTCGCCGAGGATCTCTGCTCGGCGCAGAACCGCGGCGCCGGCGCAGTCCTCGTCGGCGCGCAGCTCCCGGCCTGGTGCCACGCGCTCGCGCACGCCATCCACTCCGCGATCGCCGCCGTCGGCGCGACCGTGTCGTACGTCGCCCGCCCGGACGCCGATCGCGCCTCGGGGCCCCAGCGGTTCAAGTCGCTCGTCGCCGACATGAACGCCGGGCGCGTCAGCACCCTCGTGCTCATGGGCGTCAACCCGGCCTTCACCGCGCCGAGCGATCTCGACTACGCCGCCGCCCACGCCAAGGTCGGCACGACGATCGCGCTGTCCGCCAACCTCGACGAAACCGCCGCCGCGTCGACATGGGCCCTGCCCGCGGCGCACTTCCTTGAGGCGTGGGGCGACGCGCACGCCGCCGACGGGACCATCAGCCCCGTCCAGCCGATGATCGCGCCGCTCTTCGGCGCACGCTCGCAGGCCGAAGTCCTCGCCGCGATCCTGGGCGACTCCACCCTCGACGGCTTCGACATCGTCCGCACCGTGTGGAAGGGCGTCCTCCGGCAGGACGGCGAGCAGTTCGAGCGCACCTGGCGCCGCGCCCTGCACGACGGCGTCGTGCCCAACACCGCCGCCCGCCGCGTCAGCCCTCCCGTCAACGCGTCCGCCATCGCGACGGCTATCCGAGAGGGCGTCAACGACGCGCCGGCGTCCAGCGACCTCGAGGTCGCGATCCTGCCGCACCCGTACCTTCGCGACGGCGCGTCGGGCAACAACCCGTGGCTCTACGAGACGCCGCACCCCGTCACCAAGGTCTGCTGGGATAACCCCGTTCAGATCCACCCCGAGACCGCCAAGTCGCTGCGCCTGTCGCAGGGCGATCGCATCCGGCTCAACGCGAACGGGCGCTCCATCGAGGCGGCGGTCTTCGTGCAGCCCGGCGTCGCGCTGGGCAC contains:
- a CDS encoding TAT-variant-translocated molybdopterin oxidoreductase — translated: MITESQQASITPMSAHDQCPSSKKEGKPALKPRVAPDTSAATGARFYRSVDDIADTPEFREHAEREFLAGASEINEETRREFLKIMGASLALAGVAGLAACRRPDHKILAYNKEPEDLVPGNPLFYATAMPGAAGAQGLLVRTIDGRPIKLEGNPLHPINQGKSDLFAQAAILDLYDVDRLRSPRQGAQARTWAEFESFASSHFGAFNATGGEGLAFLVDAQSGPTRAAMRARVLDRWPRARWVEHDALDTGSAHDGAVLAFGGANREVFNLSRAKVILSVGRDFMTEPGALAEARGYAQGRRLTGPDATRDEMNRLYAVESALTITGGNADHRLALKPSELPTFLATLANKVFARTGTGGALSASVAGATLPAHDAWITALAEDLCSAQNRGAGAVLVGAQLPAWCHALAHAIHSAIAAVGATVSYVARPDADRASGPQRFKSLVADMNAGRVSTLVLMGVNPAFTAPSDLDYAAAHAKVGTTIALSANLDETAAASTWALPAAHFLEAWGDAHAADGTISPVQPMIAPLFGARSQAEVLAAILGDSTLDGFDIVRTVWKGVLRQDGEQFERTWRRALHDGVVPNTAARRVSPPVNASAIATAIREGVNDAPASSDLEVAILPHPYLRDGASGNNPWLYETPHPVTKVCWDNPVQIHPETAKSLRLSQGDRIRLNANGRSIEAAVFVQPGVALGTLVVELGMGRRSGGRIAEGRGFDTFPLRTTGAMGAATGATVEKIGSGYTLASTQNHQSIEGRDIIREVDLGAWQKFGNQMVKEKDTYGRYRELNFAGRLGTEAHTPLNRNVYLESQTHVYHTVDSEGQPREIGRRDPHTGVIDPQSVYQQWGMSIDLTTCTGCGTCITACQAENNIPVVGKAEIDRGRQMHWIRVDRYFADVHTGAGDETAMLLQPIACVHCENAPCETVCPVNATVHDYEGTNNMAYNRCIGTRYCANNCPYKVRRFNWFDYATKEYPAEYGQIAEGAKGSIQPPNGHWIPARMREEVNEIRRLQYNPNVTVRSRGVMEKCSYCIQRVNKARMESKLDPKVNALGRIPDGYFQTACEQACPTDSIVFGDITNPDARVAKMREHGRSYMVLAYLNTRPRTTHMVRVRNPNPAIRTPNDNPFHHGDHSSGAHSFADPARLESDPGHKLSLQVLPTDHGRRGAIKSVIAGVLA